cgccgctgcgctgacCGCCGCTCTTCCGCCGACTCGCTCTTCGTCACCGGCAGCTCCCTGCCATGCTTCTTCACCCTCTCACAGAGATCCTCCACAGACCCGTGAGGCCTGCCTGGCGCCCTTCTCGGTTTCATCTGCAAGTTGTCTAGCGCGCAGAAAGGCAAACGAAAGGAAGCGGCTCGACaccgctctgcgcctgccgcgcccaGCTGTGGCTCACCTGCCACCTTGTCTGGGGGATGGTGAAGTTGAGGCTCTGCGCTGGAACAGAGCTCACGCACACGCGTATCTGAGGAAACAGGCTCGACTCCTTGCGCTCTCTTGggaggccgcccgcgcctcttGGGCGTtggcttctctctccctgtctcACTCCCTTTGTCACCGCTGTTTTCGGCTTTCTGTgcatccgccgcctccagccgTACCTCAGCAGCCTGATTTGCCGCGTCGGTCCCTCTCGCGGGTCTCatcgtccttctcctcttcgcctgcgtctccccgAAGTTTGTCTCTTCAGCCGCACGCCCGCCGCTGGGGTGCCTGCCTCCCCACGCTCCCCGCTCGACTTCCTTCTCAACCTTGACGCTCTTTCGTTTCCATGACAGGTCTCCGAATACGAGTCCGGCGCCTCCCACGCCGTTTGCTGCATGCTGCGGGGCGGATCCCTTTCTCAGTCGTCCTGCGAcgcagcgctcgcggcaGGTGCCCACGCGAGCTCTGGTACCTTCCCCACTCCCTGCCGGACAACAGACGTCTGTCCCCTCGCCCGGGGCCGCAggcccccgcgcggcgcacgagCCCCCTGCAgagctcgccgtctctcccagccgcgcagctgcagcctgcgCAGGAAGGCAGGAGGCGGCCCGCATCGGGCCTCTGAGTTTCTTCTCAAGAGTCAGAAAGCCGATCTGGGCAGGGAGGGCGGGCCTGCCGAAAATCTGCTTGGGGGCACTGAGAGAGAAGGGGGACCCGCGACGCACTCCTGCATGCCGCAGCGTTGAAGAAGCGAAGATGAAAGACGACCGGCCGAGCAGCTTTGTCGAACTATCGTCCGCAGATGAGGCATCCAAGGAGGGACGCTTGAGATAATAAGAAACTGgagccggcgcggcaggcagagCTTGTTCACACAGCGCCGcagggaagacgagagaaggGCATTCGACACGCGCGGCCAGCGTCGATGCGGAAGAAGATGACGAAAGCGATGGAGACGCAGCCAGGGCGTGGTACGGGTCTGGGAACGAGAccgacgaggcgcctgaAGCGACAAGCggcgaaggaagcgaggaagacggggaggaaggcgaggcgagagaagtCAACGATATCCACGAGGATGACGTGGTACATGTAAGCACAACGGACTCCGCGACTGGGCCTGCTTCCTTGTTTATTCCGCCCGCGAAGCGGCCAACGCTTTCAGAGGGAACTACGTGCGGATTCGCGACCTCATCAGCAAGCTCAGACTCAAAATTACATCGCGGGCTCTCTATCTCTTCTGCCGTCGAGCTggctgccgtctccgccgtgtCCATGCGCGTCATGCTCTCAGCTAGCCCTTCGCGTTCtcccctcgctgccgcctctcggCTCACTTCGCCGCCTGAGCAGTCCCCGAACCGCTTCCCCGTATCCCTGTCTCGACTACACGACCCTCCTGGGTCCTTCGCAGCCACGGCGCGGACGGCTGGGCTTCCTCCTGGACCCCCACCCTGTAGGTCAGTCGCCTCACTGTCGCAGAATTCCCTCTGAAGCGCCGTTTCGTCGTCCTTGTGTTGGCGACCTGCTGCTCCCTCGCACCTCCGCTCCGCTCCAGAATATGGACCCCCCTGCTGTGTCGCGGTTGCTTGCGCGTCggctgtctgctgcgccttcgtttcctctcctccaTGGAGCGCCAGCTTCCTACACAGCACAGCCGCGGTCCGGTCGCCAGTGGAGAGCGGGAGACTCCGGGCGAAGGAGCGCTGGAAGACGCTAAACggagacgcgctgcagaccgACGAGACCACGGCTTGAGCCGTCAGCGCGTAGACGCCCCGCCGGACTCGTTTGATGAACGTGCCGTCTATGCATTCTTGCAGAAATCTCGAGAGATTCGTTCGGAACGCTGGCGAGTCTGTCTGGTGGAGGTGCTCACAAAGGTAGTCGCCGATCTCTTTGATCGTCGCCCCGCAGCCCACGATTTCAGAACCCACGCTTCGGCTCGTCTTGCACAcgcccgcgcacgcaggccgccgcccgccctgcCTCGGGCCTCTCaacggcgcgtcgccctgcgttGTGGGCGGAGAGTTTTCAGAAGGCGCCGGCACGGCTACTTCTGGAGGCTCGCTGTCGGTTGCCTGCGAACCGCGTACCGACGTGGCGACCTTTCCTTCCCGACCCCCTTCACCCCACTCGCTGGTTTCCGCGGCATCCTCAGCACCGCAGTCGGCGCGCccggccttcgccctcgccgctcccCCGCGCCTGGATTTTCTTCGAGGCGCTTCACCGGCTTCTCCAGTTTCGGCGGTCCGCGCTCGCTTCTTGTCCAGCGCCTCGTCAGCCGTGCTCCGCGCTTCGGAACGAGACAAAGTGTCTCGGCCTGCAgtaggcagcggcgcggcagagacgcccaCTGGGCTCCAAGAGAGGTCGGTGCAGGCGCgggtcgcaggcggcgcgccggcctgcggGCGACTCCGGCTGCGCAACCGCCGTCCCCGTTTCTGCGGGTCGAACGCGAGCAAGGCTACGCGGGCgaggtgaagaagaagaaggccgccggCTACCGCCCCCGGagccgaggacgacggcggacCCGCCGACGGGGAGGCGCGGTTGACGCATTCGCCCGATGCACTGGTGCGCACGCGAcgacggagggcgacgagaaaggcggcgcgcgacggccgcgcgctcaGCGCACGCTTGACTCCCCGCTTCGTCCTTCGACGCGGAAGCCTCGCTGAAACAACCTCCGGGCTGGCGCTAATGGACGAAGAGGAGTGAGGCTCCTGCTTGGAAGACTCTGACTCGTCCTCGCGCATCTCGCCGGAACACGAGACGCTCGGTGCGCAAGGGGCCCCAGTGGAGCAGCCAGAGGAGACTGAAAACGGAACCCCCCACGGAAGCGGCTCTCCTGAGGAGAGGATCGGCGAATCCGCGGAGCCTCCAGTCaagaacgaagaagaggacgcgagagCAACCGCCTGGCGCGCTTCGTCGGCGGGCGGCAGACACGCGACGGACGACGAAGCGAAGGGGACCGAAGCCGAGGCGGATGAGGAGATCGAGGACGAAAGGACTGACGAATACGGCGGACTACGAGGCGACGAGCAGCGGAACGCAGCTGACGCCGATCGCTCTTTCAGTTCGCAGCTACCGAGAGGTTTGGGCTGGGATACCATAGTGAAGGCATCGTCGTTcgtggcgggcgcaggcgaacaCGACGGCGCAAGAAACGTATCCCTGCGGCCGAAGGAATGGGAATGTGAGCAGCGCCCCGAAGAGGCAGCATCTGACTGCCTGCGCGCCATCGCTTCCCGCACACACCACGAGtaaggagaaggaagagctGTACCAGAGCGAGACAGACCGTGGATGGATGGAGCACGGAGACAGGGGGAAAtcgcgcgtggcgctcgaGACTCTATTGCCGAAACGGCGGCACACGCCTCcctccgtcgtctccttTTGACAGGGCTTGTCAAAGACTCCGACTCTTTCGAACTGTGTCGCAGCGACAACCGGACAGGACGTCCACCGGAGACCGTGCGTGACCCGGGAGACAGGCAAGCTGGCGAGGTCGCTGACGGAAGTGGACGCAGGGGAGACAGATGCAAGCTAGAACGAAGCAGAGTGGAGGAATGTCCGCACTTCGCTCCTCGTTTCcctggaggcgccgacgaggagcATCCTGCGGCGAGGTCCAATCTTTCCTTCAGAGGACCGAGTTtcacgcgcgcggacgctgcgGGTTTCGGTGAGCAACCAGCAgaccgcgaggaggaaggggagcataacgccgaagaagaaaaaaatgAAAGTGCCCACAGGGACTCTGAATGCGGTAACACGTTTTCAGAGTTCTCCGACTCGAGCGCAAGCTCATTTTCACAGGCGAAGCTGCAACTTCTCACGTTCTGGTCAACTTCACAGTTTTCCTCCTCCGTGACGCCCTTTCGCTCTCCTTCCTGTCCGCGGCCCTCTCGCTGacttccttcgtctcctgtCCCCGACGTGGGTAGCATACCGCAGGTCACGGGTAGCAGACTCTGTAAACGGCCTTCTGCCGGGAGCTGCGGCAGGatcgagagcgaggaaaaaGATGCATTAGAAGCCATAGCTATCCTTGGAAACCAAGGATGACGAGTGACGTCCACTCATCTCCGTCGTATGTTGTCTAAGCGGAAGCCCGGAACTGGCGAGAAGGTACGAGGTCCTCCACGTGTGCCTAGTGCGAGGCTCAGCGCAGTAAGAGATCCTTCGTATCCAAAGCGGAGTGCCCTTTCCAAAAATACTGCCCATAATCACCGCGACTGGGTTGCTGCGTCATTTGTCCCTTCCATGCCCACGTGTGCGCTTCCCGCAAGCCCTCCGTCGAACTGTCCACACAAACGGAGCCGAGGCGACTTGGGTAGCGCTCACtgtcgctgcatgcgtggcAAACCAGTCTTGAGACTGCTAGACACTCATAAGAGACACGAACTCTACAGGGTCACGCGGAACTCTAAGGCCTTGCCGCGCCGTgtgctcgctgcgcctcgcacaGAAACCGCCCCCCTGCACTAGCGAGCAGCGAGCCTGAGCCAACCAAAGCAACTAAAGTATATGCCACGGAGCTCTCCGTACATGGTCATTCCCCCGGAGGACGGAAGACATGCAGGGAGCAACTCCAGGCTCTCTGAAACTCGTCCGCGCCACTGACCGCGCCGGACTGGCCGGGTCAGTCTAAAGTTGCGAGGACTCGACTTCCTGGCACGGTAAAACTCCCCCAAAGTGACACATGCTAGGCTAGCAAGTGCACATAGAGAGACAATCTCCACGAAAACGTCCTTCAAAAACGCAAAAaaccgcaggcgaggacgcgtGAGAATGCCCGAGCGGCTAGAGATACACTCGCGGGACAGGGCGGCCTCCGGCGTTGCCCAGTGTGCGCGGAAATGCACATGCTCGCCGACGTTAGACGACAGAAGGCAAAATGTTTGGAGACACGACGACTGACTGGCTGAACACCAGAGGTGAGAGCGCGGAAAAGCGACGAAAACGCCCGGAAAACCAATGAGCCAACGGGGTGTGCGGTGACCTTGGCACGGCTGCTGCGCATTGTTCGCCACCCGTGTGGGCGATCGCCGGGGAAGAACGCGAGGAACTGAAAAAAAGCGTGGAGAGACTGTGTGGGAGAAATAGGAGCAGGAAAGTCTTTCAACTGAAGAGAGGAACAAGAAACGCTGGTGTGTACACCCGGCACGGAGTTGCCGGAGGGTCACCTCTGTGGCATGAGCAGTCGGCCTAtgcggaaggagagacggacaaaaagagaggagaccggAGCTTTCGGAGTTTTCTCCGGGCGTGACTGGAAAACACCGTGAGAATTCTATTATCCTGGATGTAAGACAAGACCGTGTCAAAACTGCACCTTGTGGGAACTAACTGCCGGCGAGCAGCCTGCAAGGTGACTCTGGCTCCCGGTCCGCGCCGTATCGCAGCCACGTGAATTCCGGGAAACCAGTaaaggcgagccgcgacgcgcgcgcggaaatcGACGTCGATCCGTTCACAACGCGCAGCACAGGTTGATGTCTCCCTACCGTCTGCCATGCGCGTCGTGGGCTCACGGGCATCAAGCCAACCGGCATATTCGCCATCCGTAGCGTGGTGTCTGTCTCGCGGAGCTTCCATATTCAGCGCTCAGGCGCCACTGCATATATAGGAGCGCAAGAATCGCctgggggaggggggtgtGGAGATTCGCAGCCGACCGCGCGTCACCGCGCAGGAAGAGTTTATAATCGCGCCGCCCGTCTCGTGGACTACCTGAGTATGCACGCCCGGATTTACCTCACCCTTCTAGCTGAATAGGCAGGAACGGGACTGCGCTTTCATCTGACAccgagagcggagaagcTCTAACACACTTCAAGAAATCTGCATGCACTTCCAATTGTCGGCGTCCCACAGCGGGTGGACAGTACCTTCTCAAAAATATCATCAGCAATCCTATCATTCTTGCTGTTTCAAGGGGGTCGGAGGAGCTTCCCAATCGCGCAGCACGGCACTCGGCCTTCCACGCGCAACTTGCTGAACGGCATCCATCATTCAGCTCCATGCTACCGCCTGCGAGGAGGGAACCGCTGCGTACCTACGCATCCCACTTTGCAAGAGGAAGTTAATGCGTAGGCACGAAGAAAAAGTTGACGTGTTGGAATGCGAtcgcgccgcacgctgcCCGCATGTTGTCCGCTGCTTGTGCTGCGTACTGCAAGCAATCACGCTTGATAGCGCAACATGATTGGAAATTCAAGGATCGAAGCAATTGGGAATGCAACCTGAGGTGGCGCGTGCATTTTCGCGACAGACCCGAGTTTGTCACTGTCGTTGCGAAGCTCTCCTACAATGAAAGCCCGATGTTTCCGATGGAGTAACAAGGAATCCACTAGCGCACGCGGCCAGAACGCGAGCCAATTCCACATGTGTGTTCGCAGGTCGCAGGTCAACGAACTGCTCAGCATGTGTTGGCGGTTCCTCAACAGCAACCTGTTTTCCCCCAGGGGCTCTTGCACCTAATCCTAAAGACGTACACCTGCCTGCAGTGATGTCGTGGAAACTTAGAGTCCCTCTTACAAAGAATGATGAAGAGTTACCGATGTAGACGACACTAGTGGCACGTACCAGCTCATGCCTTATAACAACGATAGCCGACTACATGACGCAGCCCGCTAGGTGCTGTCCGTCAGCAAGGAGCGCAGATCAGCCGTTTTCGCTTCCAAAGTGCTTGATACTGAGGTGCGTCGTGAAATGTCTGCTGGGTGCAGGACTTTGTTGCCAGAAGACTCAGCCCATTTCAGTTGAGGAATGACAACTTGTGCGCTCCGTGAGAGCTCATCCTCTCGCACTCCCCCCCACCTATTCACTTCGTTCCATCAGATGCTAACGAATCAAACACTTCCACGTATGATCAAATAGCTACAGACACCGTAGCACCCGGAAAGGTCTTCCGCTGCATAACCCGCGTTCCTGGCCGTATCTCATACCGGATCTGACGCTTTACCGAAATGGGGATGCACGTGCTTGACAACATGCCCAGTGCTCGGTGACATGCGTCAGCCTACCCCGAAAAGTGAGGAATCCAAGGCGACAGAGATGGGCGGGGAATGTCCGTAGCTGCGatgcgcgcgtcctcgcgggTACCATAAACTGACCGCCGACGCGTACACAAGCGCCTGTACCTATCGACTAGAACCCTAGTTGCGGCAAACCTCTGCTGTGATGCATTACGTCTTCTAAATGGCCACGTTTATGGCGAGTTAGATGACATTAGAGGAACTGGAGAGCCGCTGGCTTGGGTTGTGTCTTTTTGCAGCAGCACCTGCTTACAAGACAAGCGGCACGATTCTGCGCGAGTGACACAACAACTTAGGCTCAGCTCCTTGCCGTCACGCCGCGGCACCATTGCATGCCGTACTCCTTCCTTTTCACTCAATTGTGTGTCTTGACGCTTTCAAAGAGAGCACTGAAAAATCGACTCAACGGGAATGGGCGATCCACTTCCATTTTTGACGTTCCTCAACGCAGACATACGGAGGGTGCCTCGCCACAGCACGAGCAGACGCAAGTCGACCCtttgctcgcgcgccggcgccttgcATGCAGCTGGCGAGCCATGGAGAATTCGTCGAttgcttcgctttctccaAGGACAGCGCACGGCTCTAGTCTGCATGCTTCCTGAATCTGCTGGGTCTCACTCAAATGCGATTTTTGATCTGAATTCTGCGGGGGACGGGAAGCAGCGCAGACCTCCTGCGAGGTGGCTTCCGTTGCACTGCGCGAGGTCACCAGAGCGAATTGAGTCGAATCGATTCGAAGTTTCCGCGCCCCTTTCTGACGACAGCCTGTATGCCTTTCTCTCCGAcctgtcttcttctcgtctcgcTAGTTCCCTGCCTGATGCTCTTTGGGATTTCCTCCACATGTGTCCAAGACAAAGTCTTGCTGTACCGTCATTGCCCGGACTATtgctcggcggccgccgctgctttcCCACCGAGAAGACTCCACATTGTAACGACCCGCATCCGGGGCACTTCGATCCGTTGTTTGTCTATTCTCTGTTGAAAAATGACATGCTCGTTCCGTTTTTGTTCGTAACCCCGCGCGACGGCCTACGCGTGACCTCGTTGTCGACGAGGGCACGGGCACTGCCGATTTCCGCGTCTGAGCCTCAGCCCCTGTTGTTTGACTGACTTCtgtccttcttctttctgctcGCCTTTTCTTCACTTCGCAGAGTCGACACTTTGTTTTTACTATTGGCCTCTTCGTGAACAGTGCAAGgatcgcctccgcgagcgggGACTAGATTTGCGGCACTGTGTGGCGGATTTCTTGTGTTCGTATCGCCGTGGAAACTGGAGCGTCATTCCTGACAGAGAAAATCTGTCCCTAGCCCCTCAGCACTTCCGACGCCATGCGCGTACTCCGGCCGAGCGGCTCTGTTGATTTGAATTGCCCATGAACTGCCGCGGTGTCGCACGCTTCTGTCCCTTGGCTGAATCCCGACCTTCGTAAGAGCGCTCTGAGCACGCAGGCTTatcctcctcttcggcttGTCAAAGCTGCGCTGTGGCTTAGCTAAACTGGGCAAATAAGATCCGAACCTCCGCTTACGTTATCTGCTCAGGTGGAAGCGCCGTTTCGCCTCCCGCATGGACGGGCTCTTTTTGTTTCGCATTCGGGTTTGCAAGTACCCTGAATGAATGCCTGTGTGTCCGCGGGCGCTATGAGTGGGCacgccttcgcgccttcgtctgtcCTTCGTCAATAACTACATGGGCGCGGCCTATAGCCAGGCCCAAACTTGCTGATCTGTTACACCGGTACTCGCGtgcttcttcgtcctgcGCACCCTCTGGGAAGGGTCTccacggaggcgcagctTCCACTTTCTCTGCCCGCGACCTTTTGCTCTAcacgtcgcctcgcagctcgccAGGGGTGCCCACTTCCCTGACTGAAGATGGAAAtagcctctgcggcgctggagagccgACGCTGATTCGCAGACGCCCAGTCGTAGGTGTCTCTGTGAAGCCTCTGTTTCTTTTTGCCGGCCGTGTCGCTGAAGATGGAGGCTCCCCCTGACACTCACTTTCCCCCGTTCTCGCCTCCGGACGAGACGCtgtgggcgccgccgcacgcggagtACCATTACTTTCCGTTGCCCGCTTCGGCGTTCCCTGCGAGGTCGGCAGGAGAGGAACCCTGTTTTTTTGCATCGCCCTTTGTCGAGCCGTCTACGCGCCTTCGTGAATCgacttcccttctctctcacCCGCTTCAGTCTCTACCGGTTGACGACAGAAGCGTTCGCTCACCCTGCGCGTATCCACCCCTCAGTcgtggcgcctcgccttcccggccttccgctgctgggtcgccgcctccgtctcaACAgacgtctccgctgtctgcgggctcttcggcggcgaACAGCGCTTTCCCTGCTacctccgcgtctcctttGTATGGTCAGTCCCATCCATCcggcggcgtccgcacctgCCGGCTCCCCCACAATGTCACGTGGATTCAGAGACTGCCTGaccccgcgcctgcgccgtttCCTTTTCCTCAGACTGACCGCGGCGCTGTGAGCCAGTCTCCAggctggcgaggaggaggaaacgaagacgggggcgacgacagcggagacCAGGCTGTGGCTGAGCTTCAGCTCGGGCTCCAAACTGAGGCGTCGAGTCTGCTTTTCGTAGGTCACGGCTCTCCTGAACATTTGGAAAGCGTCGCTCATCGATGCGTAGCCGCATGTCTCTAGGCGAGTGTTGCTACCGGGTCACTGACTATGAGACAGGCGTATGTTTCCGCTTTTTCGGGGGAatatatactacgagttggactcCTGGTCTAAGCTCGAAGGCCTTTGATTACCGGATCCACGTGCTCTTGTGTTTTCCATGACAGTCACGTTACGTGCACCAAATAT
Above is a window of Besnoitia besnoiti strain Bb-Ger1 chromosome Unknown contig00007, whole genome shotgun sequence DNA encoding:
- a CDS encoding uncharacterized protein (encoded by transcript BESB_074860) codes for the protein MVSQPKPLGSCELKERSASAAFRCSSPRSPPYSSVLSSSISSSASASVPFASSSVACLPPADEARQAVALASSSSFLTGGSADSPILSSGEPLPWGVPFSVSSGCSTGAPCAPSVSCSGEMREDESESSKQEPHSSSSISASPEVVSARLPRRRTKRGVKRALSARPSRAAFLVALRRRVRTSASGECVNRASPSAGPPSSSAPGAVAGGLLLLHLARVALLAFDPQKRGRRLRSRSRPQAGAPPATRACTDLSWSPVGVSAAPLPTAGRDTLSRSEARSTADEALDKKRARTAETGEAGEAPRRKSRRGGAARAKAGRADCGAEDAAETSEWGEGGREGKVATSVRGSQATDSEPPEVAVPAPSENSPPTTQGDAPLRGPRQGGRRPACAGVCKTSRSVGSEIVGCGATIKEIGDYLCEHLHQTDSPAFRTNLSRFLQECIDGTFIKRVRRGVYALTAQAVVSSVCSASPFSVFQRSFARSLPLSTGDRTAAVLCRKLALHGGEETKAQQTADAQATATQQGGPYSGAERRCEGAAGRQHKDDETALQREFCDSEATDLQGGGPGGSPAVRAVAAKDPGGSCSRDRDTGKRFGDCSGGEVSREAAARGEREGLAESMTRMDTAETAASSTAEEIESPRCNFESELADEVANPHVVPSESVGRFAGGINKEAGPVAESVVLTCTTSSSWISLTSLASPSSPSSSLPSPLVASGASSVSFPDPYHALAASPSLSSSSSASTLAARVECPSLVFPAALCEQALPAAPAPVSYYLKRPSLDASSADDSSTKLLGRSSFIFASSTLRHAGVRRGSPFSLSAPKQIFGRPALPAQIGFLTLEKKLRGPMRAASCLPAQAAAARLGETASSAGGSCAARGPAAPGEGTDVCCPAGSGEGTRARVGTCRERCVAGRLRKGSAPQHAANGVGGAGLVFGDLSWKRKSVKVEKEVERGAWGGRHPSGGRAAEETNFGETQAKRRRTMRPARGTDAANQAAEVRLEAADAQKAENSGDKGSETGREKPTPKRRGRPPKRAQGVEPVSSDTRVRELCSSAEPQLHHPPDKVAGEPQLGAAGAERCRAASFRLPFCALDNLQMKPRRAPGRPHGSVEDLCERVKKHGRELPVTKSESAEERRSAQRRKRGGSGEHRVGEERNPLSGGKQHALRPCLSRKQRDCRQSEKLRREESNGLQSAVVRKRAFDTVEDVLHALEFSPRNQKGEDARELEADEAAVSASYPAEGLPPPEGDENERMEKGGALHGRPGRTGERLRRGRRRKAADGDVPAASARVGRFVGVIDTLRRGRSRGLLARSKRQVPTP